In Natrinema amylolyticum, the following are encoded in one genomic region:
- a CDS encoding ABC transporter ATP-binding protein yields the protein MSEVTLESLTKAYGDEVAVDGVDLTIRDGEILGVVGPSGCGKTTTLRTIAGFETPTRGRILFDGVDVTHVPPEERHVGLVFQSYALFDTMSVRANVAFGPKMQGVPKAERRERADELLAMLDIAELADRRPATLSGGQQQRVGLARALAIEPHVLLLDEPMTGLDAKLKTRLRDEIGDLLADLGVTALYVTHDQEEAMAMCDRIAVLENGTVEQVGTPAEIYRRPANEFVANFVGSSNLLAGTATNGRVDLGFAALPVATRTDGDVTVAVRPEAFEVGSGPIRAEVADVTYLGDRTHLSATLPDETTVTLYADGIDGYRAGDAVSLSIDEDRVHVLESD from the coding sequence GTGAGCGAGGTCACGCTCGAGTCGCTCACCAAAGCCTACGGCGACGAGGTGGCCGTCGACGGGGTCGATCTGACGATTCGCGACGGCGAAATCCTCGGGGTCGTCGGCCCATCGGGCTGTGGCAAGACGACGACGCTGCGGACTATCGCAGGGTTCGAGACGCCCACGCGGGGTCGGATATTGTTCGACGGAGTCGACGTCACCCACGTCCCGCCCGAGGAACGACACGTCGGGCTGGTCTTCCAGTCGTACGCGCTGTTCGACACCATGAGCGTCCGCGCGAACGTCGCATTCGGGCCGAAGATGCAGGGGGTCCCGAAGGCCGAGCGCCGCGAGCGGGCCGACGAACTGCTCGCCATGCTCGACATCGCCGAACTCGCCGACCGGCGGCCGGCGACGCTGTCGGGCGGCCAGCAACAGCGGGTCGGCCTCGCGCGGGCGCTCGCGATCGAACCCCACGTCCTCCTGCTCGACGAGCCAATGACGGGGTTGGACGCGAAGCTCAAGACGCGCCTGCGCGACGAGATCGGCGACCTGCTCGCCGACCTCGGCGTCACTGCCCTCTACGTCACGCACGATCAGGAGGAAGCCATGGCGATGTGCGACCGGATCGCCGTCCTCGAGAACGGGACCGTCGAACAGGTCGGGACGCCAGCGGAGATCTACCGCCGTCCCGCGAACGAGTTCGTCGCGAACTTCGTCGGGAGTTCGAACCTGCTCGCGGGGACGGCGACGAACGGCCGCGTCGACCTCGGGTTCGCGGCCCTGCCGGTCGCGACCCGAACGGACGGCGACGTGACGGTCGCGGTCCGACCCGAAGCGTTCGAGGTCGGGTCGGGACCGATCCGCGCCGAAGTGGCGGATGTGACCTATCTCGGCGATCGGACCCACCTCTCGGCGACGCTCCCGGATGAGACGACCGTGACGCTGTACGCCGACGGAATCGACGGATATCGCGCCGGCGACGC
- a CDS encoding ABC transporter permease gives MTGHTDPTADASGDLHAEPAVDGEPNVSDESDSEPTADGELNSEPDAVAGSEHGEPRPDGGTSPAAATGEWSRSETALSTLVGRPIVVGVVSIVVAFLTLPVVVTFVSSFAQSATGVVPRGFVTLEHWRQVLGFGDYGVQTNAIPGLAFSLAIATGGMVLNVLIGVPVAYALTRYDFFARDWVNTFAILPLVPGLILGIAFVQTYPEHGRSAFGLIAGYCLLKSPYMVLTVQSSFQSMDLVRLEESARSLGASWPRTFLTIVVPHAKQGIVAGSIITWTLAAAEFNFTYMVASGSPDPFAIFLYRNISNATHLQSAAAVSVYFLIVVAAILVLQMIGNSGFTTVRQR, from the coding sequence ATGACCGGGCACACGGATCCGACGGCGGACGCGAGCGGCGACCTGCACGCGGAACCGGCTGTGGACGGCGAACCGAACGTGAGCGACGAATCGGATAGCGAACCGACTGCGGACGGCGAACTGAACAGCGAACCTGACGCCGTGGCTGGGTCCGAGCACGGCGAGCCGCGCCCCGACGGTGGCACTTCGCCGGCCGCCGCGACCGGGGAGTGGTCGCGGTCCGAAACGGCCCTCTCGACACTGGTCGGTCGTCCGATCGTCGTCGGCGTCGTCTCGATCGTCGTCGCCTTCCTGACCCTCCCGGTCGTCGTGACGTTCGTCTCCTCGTTCGCGCAGTCGGCGACCGGCGTCGTGCCCCGGGGGTTCGTCACCCTCGAGCACTGGCGACAGGTGCTCGGCTTCGGGGACTACGGCGTGCAGACGAACGCAATCCCGGGACTCGCGTTCAGCCTTGCGATCGCGACCGGCGGGATGGTGTTGAACGTGCTCATCGGCGTCCCGGTCGCGTACGCGCTCACGCGGTACGACTTCTTCGCGCGGGACTGGGTGAACACGTTCGCGATCCTGCCGCTCGTGCCAGGGTTGATCCTCGGCATCGCCTTCGTCCAGACGTATCCCGAGCACGGCCGGTCCGCGTTCGGGCTGATCGCGGGCTACTGCCTGCTCAAATCGCCGTACATGGTCCTGACGGTCCAGAGCTCGTTCCAGTCGATGGACCTCGTCCGACTCGAGGAGAGCGCGCGATCGCTCGGCGCGTCGTGGCCTCGAACGTTTCTGACGATCGTCGTTCCCCACGCGAAGCAAGGGATCGTCGCGGGCTCGATCATCACCTGGACGCTGGCGGCCGCGGAGTTCAACTTCACGTACATGGTCGCGAGCGGGAGCCCGGACCCGTTCGCGATCTTCCTCTACCGGAACATCTCGAACGCGACGCACCTGCAGTCCGCGGCGGCCGTGTCGGTCTACTTCCTGATCGTCGTCGCCGCCATTCTCGTTCTGCAGATGATCGGCAACAGCGGGTTTACGACCGTACGACAACGATGA